A genomic stretch from Ovis canadensis isolate MfBH-ARS-UI-01 breed Bighorn chromosome 5, ARS-UI_OviCan_v2, whole genome shotgun sequence includes:
- the PLEKHJ1 gene encoding pleckstrin homology domain-containing family J member 1, whose protein sequence is MRYNDKELQALSRQPAEMAAELGMRGPKKGSVVKRRLVKLVVNFLFYFRTDEAEPIGALLLEHCRVIHEEPSSFSISFLEDPERKYHFECCSEEQCQEWMAALRRASYEFMRRSLIFYRNEIQKMTGKDPLEQFGISEEARFQLSGLKA, encoded by the exons ATGCGCTATAACGACAAAGAGCTGCAGGCGTTATCCCGGCAGCCTGCCGAGATGGCAGCCGAGTTGGGCATGCGGGGACCCAAGAAAGGCAGCG TGGTGAAGCGGCGGCTGGTGAAGCTGGTGGTCAACTTCCTTTTCTACTTCCGTACGGACGAGGCGGAG CCCATTGGAGCCCTGCTGCTGGAGCACTGCAGAGTCATCCACGAAGAACCCAGCAGCTTCTCCATCA gcttcctggaggaccCAGAGAGGAAGTACCACTTCGAGTGCTGCAGTGAGGAGCAGTGTCAGGAGTGGATGGCTGCGCTGCGTCGAGCCAG TTACGAGTTCATGCGGAGGAGCCTCATTTTCTACAGGAATGAGATCCAGAAGATGACTGGCAAG GACCCCCTGGAACAGTTTGGCATATCAGAGGAGGCCAGGTTCCAGCTGAGCGGCCTGAAGGCATGA
- the SF3A2 gene encoding splicing factor 3A subunit 2, with product MDFQHRPGGKTGSGGVASSSESNRDRRERLRQLALETIDINKDPYFMKNHLGSYECKLCLTLHNNEGSYLAHTQGKKHQTNLARRAAKEAKEAPAQPAPEKVKVEVKKFVKIGRPGYKVTKQRDTEMGQQSLLFQIDYPEIAEGIMPRHRFMSAYEQRIEPPDRRWQYLLMAAEPYETIAFKVPSREIDKAEGKFWTHWNRETKQFFLQFHFKMEKPPAPPSLPAGPPGVKRPPPPLMNGLPPRPPLPESLPPPPPGGLPLPPMPPSGPAPSGPPGPPQLPPPAPGVHPPAPVVHPPASGVHPPAPGVHPPAPGVHPPAPVVHPPASGVHPPAPGVHPPAPGVHPPAPGVHPPAPGVHPPPSAGVHPQAPVVHPPAPAVHPQAPGVHPTPAVHPQAPGVHPPAPGVHPPAPGIHPQPPGVHPPPPGVHPPAPGVHPQPPGVHPSNPGVHPPTPMPPMLRPPLPSEGPGNIPPPPPTN from the exons ATGGACTTCCAGCATCGCCCCGGGGGCAAGACCGGGAGCGGGGGTGTGGCCTCCTCCTCTGAGAGCAACCGGGACCGCCGGGAGCGCCTGCGACAGCTGGCCCTAGAAACCATTGACATCAATAAG GACCCCTACTTCATGAAGAACCATCTGGGCTCCTATGAGTGCAAGCTGTGCCTGACGCTACATAACAATGAG GGGAGTTACCTCGCGCACACCCAGGGGAAGAAACATCAGACCAACTT GGCCCGGCGAGCAGCCAAGGAGGCCAAGGAGGCCCCCGCCCAGCCAGCACCGGAGAAGGTCAAGGTAGAAGTGAAGAAGTTTGTGAAGATCGGCCGCCCGGGCTACAAAG TAACCAAGCAGAGAGATACAGAGATGGGCCAGCAGAGCCTCCTTTTCCAG ATCGACTACCCTGAGATTGCCGAGGGCATCATGCCCCGACACCGCTTCATGTCTGCCTACGAGCAGAGGATCGAGCCCCCGGACCGGCGCTGGCAGTACCTACTCATGGCCGCTGAGCCCTATGAGACCATCGCCTTCAAG GTGCCAAGCAGGGAAATAGACAAGGCTGAAGGCAAGTTCTGGACTCACTGGAACCGGGAAACCAAGCAA tttttcctccagttccactTCAAGATGGAAAAGCCACCAGCCCCACCGAGCCTTCCTGCTGGGCCTCCTGGGGTGAAacggcccccacccccactgatgAACGGCCTGCCCCCTCGCCCGCCACTACCAGAGTCGCTGCCTCCGCCCCCACCAGGAGGCCTGCCCCTGCCACCGATGCCGCCCAGTGGGCCTGCACCCTCAGGGCCCCCAGGCCCTCCTCAGCTGCCCCCACCGGCTCCTGGGGTCCACCCACCAGCACCGGTGGTCCACCCACCAGCCTCTGGGGTGCATCCCCCTGCTCCTGGGGTCCATCCCCCAGCTCCTGGGGTCCACCCCCCGGCACCAGTGGTTCACCCACCAGCATCTGGGGTCCACCCCCCTGCTCCAGGGGTCCACCCTCCAGCCCCAGGAGTCCACCCTCCTGCTCCGGGAGTCCACCCTCCAGCCCCAGGGGTCCATCCTCCCCCATCTGCTGGTGTTCACCCCCAGGCACCAGTGGTGCACCCACCAGCTCCTGCAGTTCACCCCCAGGCTCCAGGGGTGCACCCGACTCCTGCCGTTCACCCCCAGGCTCCAGGGGTCCACCCACCAGCTCCTGGGGTCCACCCACCAGCCCCTGGGATCCACCCCCAGCCTCCTGGGGTCCACCCCCCTCCTCCTGGGGTCCATCCTCCGGCTCCTGGGGTCCATCCTCAGCCACCTGGGGTGCACCCCTCAAATCCTGGGGTGCACCCCCCAACGCCCATGCCCCCGATGCTGAGGCCTCCACTGCCCTCCGAAGGCCCTGGGAacattcctccccctccccccaccaactgA
- the AMH gene encoding muellerian-inhibiting factor isoform X2, protein MPGPSLSLALVLSAMGALLRPGTPREEVSSTSASPREQATGSGTLIFQQDWDWPLPSLWLPGSPQDPLCLVTLHGSGNGSRAPLRVVGSLSGYEQAFLEAVRRTHWGLSDLTTFAVCPAGDGQPVLPHLQRLQAWLGEPGGRWLVVLHLEEVTWEPTPLLRFQEPPPGGASPPELALLVLYPGPGLEVTVTGAGLPGTQSLCLTADSDFLALVVDPPEGAWRRPGLALTLQRRGNGEPLSTAQLQALLFGADSRCFTRKTPALLLLLSARSSAPMPAHGRLDLVPFPQPRPSPEPEEAPPSADPFLETLTRLVRALRGPPARSSPPRLALDPGALAGFPQGQVNLSDPTALERLLDGEEPLLLLLPPTAATTGVPATPQGPKSPLWAAGLARRVAAELQAAAAELRALPGLPPAAPPLLARLLALCPGNPDGPGGPLRALLLLKALQGLRAEWRGRERSGSARAQRSTGAAAADGPCALRELSVDLRAERSVLIPETYQANNCQGACGWPQSDRNPRYGNHVVLLLKMQARGAALARPPCCVPTAYTGKLLISLSEERISAHHVPNMVATECGCR, encoded by the exons ATGCCCGGTCCATCTCTCTCTCTGGCCCTGGTGCTGTCGGCCATGGGGGCTCTGCTGAGGCCAGGGACCCCCAGGGAAGAGGTCTCCAGTACCTCAGCCTCGCCCAGGGAGCAGGCCACAGGCAGCGGGACACTCATCTTTCAGCAAGACTGGGACTGGCCACTCCCCAGTCTCTGGCTGCCAGGCAGCCCTCAGGACCCCCTGTGCCTGGTGACCCTGCATGGGAGTGGCAACGGGAGCAGGGCCCCCCTGCGGGTGGTGGGGTCCCTGAGCGGCTATGAGCAGGCCTTCCTGGAGGCTGTGCGGCGCACCCACTGGGGCCTGAGTGACTTGACCACCTTCGCTGTGTGCCCCGCTGGTGACGGGCAGCCTGTGCTGCCCCACCTGCAGCGGCTGCAGGCATGGCTGGGGGAGCCCGGGGGCCGGTGGCTGGTGGTCCTGCACCTGGAGGAAG TGACGTGGGAGCCGACACCCTTGCTGAGGTTCCAGGAGCCTCCACCTGGAGGAGCCAGCCCCCCAGAGCTGGCGCTGCTGGTGTTGTACCCAGGGCCTGGCCTGGAGGTCACTGTCACCGGGGCTGGGCTACCAGGCACCCAG AGCCTCTGCCTGACCGCAGACTCGGACTTCCTGGCCCTGGTCGTGGACCCTCCGGAGGGGGCCTGGCGCCGGCCTGGGCTAGCCCTGACCCTGCAGCGCCGTGGAAATG GTGAGCCCCTGAGCACCGCCCAGCTGCAGGCGCTGCTGTTCGGTGCAGACTCCCGCTGCTTCACACGAAAAACCCCGGCCCTGTTGCTCTTGCTGTCGGCGCGGTCGTCGGCACCGATGCCCGCGCACGGTCGGCTGGACTTGGTGCCCTTCCCACAGCCCAG GCCTTCCCCAGAGCCAGAGGAGGCACCGCCCAGCGCCGATCCCTTCCTGGAGACTCTCACGCGCCTGGTGCGCGCGCTGCGGGGACCCCCGGCCCGGAGCTCGCCACCGCGACTGGCCTTGGACCCCGGCGCACTGGCTGGTTTCCCGCAGGGCCAGGTCAACCTGTCGGACCCCACGGCCCTGGAGCGCCTGCTGGACGGCGAggagccgctgctgctgctgctgccgccaacgGCAGCCACCACCGGGGTCCCCGCAACGCCGCAAGGTCCCAAGTCCCCTCTGTGGGCCGCGGGACTAGCGCGCCGTGTGGCTGCCGAGCTTCAGGCAGCAGCTGCCGAGCTGCGCGCCCTCCCTGGGCTGCCTCCTGCCGCCCCTCCGCTGCTGGCGCGCCTGCTGGCACTGTGCCCTGGAAACCCAGATGGCCCCGGCGGCCCGCTGCGCGCTCTGCTGCTACTCAAAGCGCTGCAGGGCCTGCGCGCTGAGTGGCGCGGGCGGGAGCGGAGCGGCTCTGCACGGGCGCAGCGCAGCACCGGAGCCGCAGCTGCAGACGGGCCGTGCGCTCTGCGTGAGCTGAGCGTAGACCTGCGGGCCGAGCGCTCGGTGCTCATCCCCGAGACATACCAGGCCAACAACTGCCAGGGCGCCTGCGGCTGGCCTCAGTCGGACCGCAACCCACGCTACGGCAACCACGTGGTGCTGCTGCTGAAGATGCAGGCCCGCGGCGCCGCCCTGGCGCGCCCGCCCTGCTGTGTGCCCACAGCCTACACAGGCAAGCTCCTCATCAGCCTGTCCGAGGAGCGCATCAGTGCGCACCACGTCCCGAACATGGTGGCCACCGAGTGCGGCTGCCGGTGA
- the AMH gene encoding muellerian-inhibiting factor isoform X1: MPGPSLSLALVLSAMGALLRPGTPREEVSSTSASPREQATGSGTLIFQQDWDWPLPSLWLPGSPQDPLCLVTLHGSGNGSRAPLRVVGSLSGYEQAFLEAVRRTHWGLSDLTTFAVCPAGDGQPVLPHLQRLQAWLGEPGGRWLVVLHLEEVTWEPTPLLRFQEPPPGGASPPELALLVLYPGPGLEVTVTGAGLPGTQSLCLTADSDFLALVVDPPEGAWRRPGLALTLQRRGNGEPLSTAQLQALLFGADSRCFTRKTPALLLLLSARSSAPMPAHGRLDLVPFPQPRCAQARTWGCGECGRRSLAPSRPPTLLSRPSPEPEEAPPSADPFLETLTRLVRALRGPPARSSPPRLALDPGALAGFPQGQVNLSDPTALERLLDGEEPLLLLLPPTAATTGVPATPQGPKSPLWAAGLARRVAAELQAAAAELRALPGLPPAAPPLLARLLALCPGNPDGPGGPLRALLLLKALQGLRAEWRGRERSGSARAQRSTGAAAADGPCALRELSVDLRAERSVLIPETYQANNCQGACGWPQSDRNPRYGNHVVLLLKMQARGAALARPPCCVPTAYTGKLLISLSEERISAHHVPNMVATECGCR, encoded by the exons ATGCCCGGTCCATCTCTCTCTCTGGCCCTGGTGCTGTCGGCCATGGGGGCTCTGCTGAGGCCAGGGACCCCCAGGGAAGAGGTCTCCAGTACCTCAGCCTCGCCCAGGGAGCAGGCCACAGGCAGCGGGACACTCATCTTTCAGCAAGACTGGGACTGGCCACTCCCCAGTCTCTGGCTGCCAGGCAGCCCTCAGGACCCCCTGTGCCTGGTGACCCTGCATGGGAGTGGCAACGGGAGCAGGGCCCCCCTGCGGGTGGTGGGGTCCCTGAGCGGCTATGAGCAGGCCTTCCTGGAGGCTGTGCGGCGCACCCACTGGGGCCTGAGTGACTTGACCACCTTCGCTGTGTGCCCCGCTGGTGACGGGCAGCCTGTGCTGCCCCACCTGCAGCGGCTGCAGGCATGGCTGGGGGAGCCCGGGGGCCGGTGGCTGGTGGTCCTGCACCTGGAGGAAG TGACGTGGGAGCCGACACCCTTGCTGAGGTTCCAGGAGCCTCCACCTGGAGGAGCCAGCCCCCCAGAGCTGGCGCTGCTGGTGTTGTACCCAGGGCCTGGCCTGGAGGTCACTGTCACCGGGGCTGGGCTACCAGGCACCCAG AGCCTCTGCCTGACCGCAGACTCGGACTTCCTGGCCCTGGTCGTGGACCCTCCGGAGGGGGCCTGGCGCCGGCCTGGGCTAGCCCTGACCCTGCAGCGCCGTGGAAATG GTGAGCCCCTGAGCACCGCCCAGCTGCAGGCGCTGCTGTTCGGTGCAGACTCCCGCTGCTTCACACGAAAAACCCCGGCCCTGTTGCTCTTGCTGTCGGCGCGGTCGTCGGCACCGATGCCCGCGCACGGTCGGCTGGACTTGGTGCCCTTCCCACAGCCCAGGTGCGCGCAGGCTCGGACCTGGGGATGCGGGGAGTGTGGACGCCGCAGCCTTGCGCCCTCCCGACCCCCGACTCTGCTGTCCAGGCCTTCCCCAGAGCCAGAGGAGGCACCGCCCAGCGCCGATCCCTTCCTGGAGACTCTCACGCGCCTGGTGCGCGCGCTGCGGGGACCCCCGGCCCGGAGCTCGCCACCGCGACTGGCCTTGGACCCCGGCGCACTGGCTGGTTTCCCGCAGGGCCAGGTCAACCTGTCGGACCCCACGGCCCTGGAGCGCCTGCTGGACGGCGAggagccgctgctgctgctgctgccgccaacgGCAGCCACCACCGGGGTCCCCGCAACGCCGCAAGGTCCCAAGTCCCCTCTGTGGGCCGCGGGACTAGCGCGCCGTGTGGCTGCCGAGCTTCAGGCAGCAGCTGCCGAGCTGCGCGCCCTCCCTGGGCTGCCTCCTGCCGCCCCTCCGCTGCTGGCGCGCCTGCTGGCACTGTGCCCTGGAAACCCAGATGGCCCCGGCGGCCCGCTGCGCGCTCTGCTGCTACTCAAAGCGCTGCAGGGCCTGCGCGCTGAGTGGCGCGGGCGGGAGCGGAGCGGCTCTGCACGGGCGCAGCGCAGCACCGGAGCCGCAGCTGCAGACGGGCCGTGCGCTCTGCGTGAGCTGAGCGTAGACCTGCGGGCCGAGCGCTCGGTGCTCATCCCCGAGACATACCAGGCCAACAACTGCCAGGGCGCCTGCGGCTGGCCTCAGTCGGACCGCAACCCACGCTACGGCAACCACGTGGTGCTGCTGCTGAAGATGCAGGCCCGCGGCGCCGCCCTGGCGCGCCCGCCCTGCTGTGTGCCCACAGCCTACACAGGCAAGCTCCTCATCAGCCTGTCCGAGGAGCGCATCAGTGCGCACCACGTCCCGAACATGGTGGCCACCGAGTGCGGCTGCCGGTGA
- the JSRP1 gene encoding junctional sarcoplasmic reticulum protein 1, translating to MATRALEELDGGLGSCQVDEDLSALADPCPGQPQKDSVQATSRLADSSSRSHDSQERVTEGSPTGSVDTKPKKMEKEPVSKVTSGTGKERMKAGATPRSPARKKAQTAPPAQPPPPPPSAALSDELPWGDLTLNKCLVLASLVALLGSAFQLCREAVAGDAEAPAPVPESWASSSSSSKGPTSPLPKPEAWAPPVRQPERPLKLEERVQVPRSKEAAEKDEWESEEAADEEHAPLAGRGPKERLKEKPRKERPRKEKPQKEERLRKEKPRGAREPQGALPRRWEAREGGHRPWGRDSGAPEDRKRQAWVSPRRPDEEDRPPGRQKRRAGKGRD from the exons ATGGCAACCAGGGCCTTGGAGGAGCTGGATGGAGGCCTGGGCAGCTGCCAAGTGGATGAGGACCTCTCTGCACTGGCTGACCCTTGTCCCGGCCAGCCTCAGAAGGACAGTGTGCAAG CGACATCCAGGTTGGCTGACTCCAGCAGCCGGTCCCAT GATTCTCAGGAGCGGGTGACTGAGGGCAGCCCCACAGGCAGTGTGGACACCAAGCCCAAGAAGATGGAAAAGGAGCCTGTGTCCAAAGTGACCTCAGGAACTGGGAAGGAGAGAATGAAAGCAGGAGCAA CACCCCGGAGCCCCGCACGGAAGAAGGCACAGACCGCACCCCCAGCGCAgccaccaccgccgccgccgTCAGCGGCGCTGAGCGACgagctgccctggggagacttgACGCTCAACAAGTGCCTGGTGCTTGCCTCGCTTGTGGCGCTGTTGGGCTCCGCCTTCCAGCTGTGCCGCG AGGCTGTGGCTGGGGATGCAGAAGCCCCCGCACCTGTCCCTGAGTCGTGGGCCTCGTCAAGCTCATCATCCAAGGGGCCAACGTCACCCCTG CCAAAGCCTGAGGCCTGGGCCCCCCCAGTGAGGCAGCCTGAGCGCCCCTTGAAGTTAGAGGAAAGGGTCCAGGTTCCTAGGAGCAAAGAGGCTGCAGAGAAGGACGAATGGGAGTCTGAAGAAGCTGCTGATGAGGAGCATGCGCCCCTCGCCGGCCGAGGGCCCAAGGAGAGGCTGAAGGAGAAGCCTCGGAAGGAgaggcccaggaaggagaagccaCAGAAGGAGGAGAGGCTGAGAAAGGAGAAACCACGTGGTGCCAGGGAGCCCCAGGGGGCCCTACCGCGACGCTGGGAGGCCCGCGAAGGGGGCCATCGACCTTGGGGGCGAGACTCTGGAGCCCCCGAGGATAGGAAGAGGCAGGCCTGGGTCTCCCCGCGGCGCCCCGATGAGGAGGACCGGCCTCCGGGCCGCCAGAAGCGCCGTGCCGGCAAAGGCCGGGACTGA